In Afipia sp. GAS231, a single window of DNA contains:
- a CDS encoding ABC transporter substrate-binding protein: protein MASGTVSKLVAGAALVLALLTAPALAQKRYGPGVTDTEIKIGTTTPYSGPASAYAAGAISATAYFEMINEQGGVNGRKINYISLDDAYSPPKTVEQIRRLIESDEVSFLVNPVGTATNMAVYKYINQKGVPHLFIGTGATVFNDPEHFPWTMSWTPHYASEGEIYAHYILSNMPNAKIGILSQNDDLGRDYLLGFKRGLGDKASTMIVSSQTYNTSDPTVDSQVVTLKASGADVFFIVSVPKFSAQAIRKAYDIDWHPQEFVSSVGSSIAGAIKPAGFEAAKGIISAAYQKDPADPQWANDPAMKAWNVWMDKYNPRINKSDYYAPYGYNIGFAVVALLKQCGDNLTRENIMKQASHLDMELPLLLPGIRLKTTPTDLRPIKQMRLVRFNGERYVLFSDVLESN from the coding sequence ATGGCTTCCGGAACTGTTTCGAAGCTTGTCGCTGGCGCGGCACTGGTGCTCGCCCTGCTGACCGCGCCCGCGCTGGCGCAGAAGCGCTACGGCCCCGGCGTTACCGATACCGAAATCAAGATCGGCACCACGACGCCCTATAGCGGCCCCGCCTCCGCCTATGCGGCAGGTGCAATCTCCGCCACCGCCTATTTCGAAATGATCAACGAACAAGGCGGCGTCAACGGCCGCAAGATCAATTACATCAGCCTCGACGACGCCTACAGCCCGCCCAAGACGGTGGAGCAAATCCGCAGGCTGATCGAAAGCGACGAAGTATCGTTCCTCGTCAATCCCGTCGGCACCGCGACCAACATGGCGGTGTACAAATACATCAACCAGAAGGGCGTGCCGCATCTCTTCATCGGCACCGGCGCCACCGTCTTCAACGATCCCGAGCATTTTCCGTGGACGATGAGCTGGACGCCGCATTATGCGTCCGAAGGCGAGATCTACGCCCACTACATTCTGTCGAACATGCCCAATGCGAAGATCGGCATCCTGTCGCAGAACGACGATCTCGGCCGCGACTACCTGTTGGGATTCAAGCGCGGGCTCGGCGACAAGGCGTCGACGATGATCGTGTCGTCGCAGACCTACAATACCAGCGACCCTACCGTCGATTCCCAGGTGGTCACGCTGAAGGCTTCCGGCGCGGACGTCTTCTTCATCGTCTCGGTGCCGAAATTCTCCGCCCAAGCCATACGCAAGGCCTATGATATTGACTGGCATCCGCAGGAATTCGTTTCCAGCGTCGGCTCCTCGATCGCGGGCGCGATCAAGCCGGCCGGCTTCGAGGCGGCCAAGGGCATCATCTCGGCGGCCTATCAGAAAGACCCGGCCGATCCGCAATGGGCCAACGATCCCGCGATGAAGGCCTGGAACGTGTGGATGGACAAGTACAATCCGCGCATCAACAAGAGCGACTACTACGCGCCCTATGGCTACAATATCGGTTTCGCGGTGGTCGCACTGCTCAAGCAGTGCGGCGACAATCTGACGCGCGAGAACATCATGAAGCAGGCGTCCCATCTCGACATGGAACTGCCATTGCTGCTGCCGGGCATTCGGCTCAAGACCACGCCGACCGACCTGCGGCCGATCAAGCAGATGCGGCTGGTCCGATTCAACGGCGAGCGCTACGTGCTGTTCAGCGACGTGCTCGAGAGCAACTAG
- a CDS encoding SurA N-terminal domain-containing protein produces MTTSKPSHHRLWSLIAGCAIVLGLLTSGASPLAAQTVAVMVNGEPITNYDIDQRTKLNFLTTHQQSQRQDVINELINEKVKIKEAKKFGVDPSSSDVDELFTGMASRMRISGDQLSKTLEAQGIRPETLKARLKAEMVWTSLVRGRYKESLQVGEKDVAAVAQEGGEAVQTEAFEYKMQPIVLIVPRGSAPTAIELRKKEAENLRERVTTCEQANAYFKSMQNAAIRDSVTKTSADLPVPLRELLDKTPIGHLTPPEVTKQGVEMVALCDRKATKIDSPKKREIRDKMYQQKYEKKSKDYLDEVRRAAMIEYR; encoded by the coding sequence ATGACGACCTCAAAGCCCTCCCATCATCGCCTGTGGTCGCTGATCGCCGGTTGCGCGATCGTGCTCGGGCTCCTGACATCGGGCGCCTCGCCGCTCGCAGCCCAGACCGTCGCCGTGATGGTCAACGGCGAACCCATCACCAACTACGATATCGACCAGCGCACCAAGCTGAATTTCCTGACGACCCACCAGCAGTCGCAGCGACAGGACGTGATCAACGAACTGATCAATGAGAAGGTCAAGATCAAGGAAGCCAAGAAGTTCGGCGTTGACCCCTCTTCGAGCGACGTCGATGAGCTCTTTACGGGAATGGCTTCGCGGATGCGGATTTCGGGCGACCAACTGTCGAAAACGCTGGAGGCCCAGGGCATCCGGCCCGAGACCCTGAAGGCCCGCCTCAAGGCCGAAATGGTTTGGACCAGCCTGGTGCGCGGCCGCTACAAGGAAAGCCTGCAGGTCGGCGAGAAGGACGTCGCCGCCGTGGCCCAGGAAGGTGGCGAGGCGGTCCAGACCGAGGCGTTCGAATACAAGATGCAGCCGATCGTCCTGATCGTGCCGCGCGGTTCGGCGCCAACGGCGATCGAATTGCGAAAGAAGGAAGCGGAGAACCTGCGCGAACGCGTCACGACCTGCGAACAGGCCAATGCCTACTTCAAGTCGATGCAGAATGCCGCAATCCGCGACTCCGTCACCAAAACCTCCGCTGACCTTCCGGTTCCGCTTCGCGAACTACTCGACAAGACACCGATCGGCCATCTGACCCCGCCCGAGGTTACCAAGCAGGGCGTGGAGATGGTGGCGCTGTGCGACAGGAAGGCGACCAAGATCGATTCGCCGAAGAAGCGCGAAATCCGCGACAAGATGTACCAGCAGAAATACGAGAAGAAGTCGAAGGACTATCTCGACGAAGTCCGCAGGGCCGCGATGATCGAATACCGCTGA
- a CDS encoding caspase family protein — MRGALGGKIFGFWAPALLLSLALASPAAAEKRVALVIGNSAYQNVTRLDNPRSDAVLMAETLAGLGFTLIGGRAQLDLDKPAMDTAVQNFGRQVQGADVALFYYAGHGVQVSGSNYLVPVSANPTREADVDFQMVDVNLVLRQMQGSGTRLNMVILDACRNNPFGARGLRASDGGLAQMRAPEGTLISYATQPGNVAQDGSDGHSPYTKALASTIRQAGLDIFQTFNQVGLAVKRETGGSQQPWVSSSPIDGTFYFVAPAAAPASPQVAVTPPPEPNLASSLRPDPDRISIRDTVLLRELSDRLYEHNFDPEPLDSKNGMRLAISKFQEKSSMTPTGEATEGVLTRLRKLDDLKPWASIVYNPDGDKWGMSWNHTSRRAAVDDAQNSCGASKCPKELSFYGKRCGAFAISGKSWSLVQRETVDRAREAALDECGKTGKSCRVIGAVCADGSGR; from the coding sequence ATGCGCGGAGCTCTCGGCGGTAAGATCTTCGGGTTTTGGGCGCCGGCGCTGTTGTTGTCGCTGGCGCTCGCCTCACCCGCTGCGGCCGAAAAGCGCGTCGCGTTGGTCATCGGCAATTCCGCCTATCAAAACGTGACCCGGCTGGACAATCCCCGCAGCGACGCTGTGCTGATGGCCGAAACACTGGCAGGCCTCGGCTTCACCCTGATCGGCGGCCGTGCCCAGCTCGATCTCGACAAGCCGGCCATGGATACCGCCGTGCAGAATTTCGGCCGGCAGGTTCAGGGCGCCGACGTCGCGCTGTTCTATTATGCCGGCCACGGCGTTCAGGTCTCCGGCTCCAATTATCTCGTGCCGGTCAGTGCCAATCCGACGCGCGAGGCGGATGTCGATTTTCAGATGGTCGACGTCAACCTCGTGCTGCGCCAGATGCAGGGTTCGGGCACCCGGCTCAACATGGTTATCCTTGACGCCTGCCGGAACAATCCGTTCGGCGCGCGCGGATTGCGCGCCTCCGACGGCGGCCTTGCCCAGATGCGCGCGCCGGAAGGCACGCTGATCTCCTACGCAACGCAGCCCGGCAATGTGGCGCAGGACGGCAGCGACGGCCACAGCCCCTACACCAAGGCGCTGGCATCGACGATCAGGCAGGCCGGGCTCGATATCTTCCAGACCTTCAATCAGGTCGGCCTCGCGGTGAAGCGCGAGACCGGCGGCTCGCAGCAGCCGTGGGTGTCCTCCTCGCCGATCGACGGCACCTTCTATTTCGTGGCGCCGGCAGCCGCGCCCGCATCGCCGCAGGTCGCGGTCACGCCGCCGCCCGAACCGAACCTCGCCTCCTCGTTGCGTCCGGATCCGGACCGGATTTCGATCAGGGATACCGTGCTGTTACGCGAATTGAGCGACCGGCTTTACGAGCACAATTTCGATCCGGAACCGCTCGACAGCAAGAACGGCATGCGGCTTGCGATCAGCAAGTTTCAGGAGAAAAGCAGCATGACGCCGACCGGTGAAGCGACCGAAGGCGTGCTGACGCGGCTGCGAAAACTGGATGATCTGAAACCGTGGGCGTCGATCGTCTACAACCCCGACGGCGACAAGTGGGGAATGTCGTGGAATCACACGTCGCGTCGGGCCGCAGTCGATGATGCGCAAAACAGTTGTGGCGCCAGCAAATGTCCGAAAGAATTGAGCTTCTACGGCAAGCGGTGCGGCGCTTTCGCGATTTCCGGCAAATCCTGGTCGCTGGTCCAGCGCGAAACCGTCGACCGCGCCAGGGAGGCCGCGCTTGACGAGTGCGGCAAGACTGGCAAATCTTGCCGCGTGATTGGTGCGGTCTGTGCCGACGGGTCCGGCCGCTAG
- the pdxA gene encoding 4-hydroxythreonine-4-phosphate dehydrogenase PdxA: MPKPLALTSGEPAGIGPDIALEAWLRRRELDLPPFYLLGDRGFFAERAKILGLKVELADVGPEDARVTFANALPVVATGESATAGPGLPDTTSANAALASIRHAVDHVRAGQASAVVTNPIAKSVLYRAGFRHPGHTEFLAELAANGGAAPQPVMMLWSPTLAVIPVTIHVSLRDALADLTTELIVSTARIAVADLKARFGLASPRLAVSGLNPHAGEDGSLGTEDITIVTPAIEILRRDGIDARGPLPADTMFHAAARKTYDCAICMYHDQALIPIKTIAFEDAVNVTLGLPFIRTSPDHGTAFDIAGTGKANPSSLVAALRLAARMATTGSA; the protein is encoded by the coding sequence ATGCCAAAGCCTCTTGCGCTGACATCAGGCGAGCCCGCGGGCATCGGCCCCGATATCGCCCTCGAAGCCTGGCTGCGGCGCCGCGAACTGGACCTCCCGCCATTCTACCTGCTCGGCGATCGCGGCTTCTTCGCCGAGCGCGCAAAGATCCTCGGACTGAAGGTCGAACTCGCCGATGTCGGCCCTGAGGACGCGCGCGTAACCTTTGCCAACGCGCTCCCGGTGGTCGCCACCGGCGAAAGCGCGACGGCGGGGCCCGGGCTGCCGGACACGACCAGCGCCAACGCCGCGCTCGCCTCTATCAGGCACGCGGTCGACCATGTCCGGGCCGGACAAGCGAGCGCGGTCGTGACCAACCCGATCGCCAAGAGCGTGCTCTACCGCGCCGGCTTCCGTCATCCCGGCCACACCGAATTCCTCGCCGAGCTTGCGGCCAACGGCGGCGCTGCCCCGCAGCCGGTGATGATGCTGTGGTCGCCGACGCTCGCCGTCATCCCGGTAACGATCCATGTCTCGCTGCGCGACGCGCTCGCCGATCTCACGACCGAGTTGATCGTGTCGACCGCGCGCATTGCGGTAGCAGACCTCAAGGCGCGCTTTGGCTTGGCTTCGCCGCGGCTGGCCGTCTCCGGCCTCAACCCGCATGCCGGCGAAGACGGCTCGCTCGGCACCGAGGACATCACCATCGTTACGCCGGCGATCGAGATCCTGCGCCGCGACGGCATCGACGCGCGGGGACCGCTGCCGGCGGACACCATGTTCCACGCCGCCGCGCGAAAAACCTATGACTGCGCGATCTGCATGTACCACGATCAGGCACTGATCCCGATCAAGACGATTGCGTTCGAGGACGCCGTCAACGTCACGCTGGGGTTGCCGTTCATCCGCACCTCGCCGGACCATGGCACGGCGTTCGACATTGCCGGCACCGGCAAGGCCAACCCGTCGAGCCTCGTCGCGGCGCTGCGGCTCGCCGCGCGCATGGCCACCACCGGATCGGCATGA
- a CDS encoding LPS-assembly protein LptD → MIALLAGLVFAGAIELALTVPAQAQSFTYNPRPPKPPPRPAKNDGQMLVQATEVDYDYNNQRVSAVGNVQMFYNGTSIEADKVIYDQKTKRLHAEGNIRLTDAEGKVTYANIMDLSDDYRDGFVDSLRVDTADATRMAATRADRSSGNYTVFENGVYTACAPCKDDPKKPPLWQVKGARIIHDQTDKMLYFENAQLEFFGVPMAYLPYFSTPDPTVKRKTGFLMPGFSTVTAYGVGIETPFYWAIAPDYDATFSPRITSRQGVLFQGEFRQRLIDGAYQIRAYGIDQLNPSAYAGLPGDRQFRGGIDTKGQFALNDKWTWGWEGVALSDYAFMTDYRLAQYRDPLQSFLTLPTEAISQLYLTGVGSRSFFDARTIYYLSYSGNQSYVPVVHPVVDYSNVLNSPIFGGEFSYKTNFTSLTRSTAAFDPITTLANTNGLCLTASADPMARIPSQCLLRGMPGTYTRFTAEAQWRRSFTDSAGEIWTPFAILRADAINASISNQPGVSNFLPVGDTNALRLMPTVGLEYRYPFINVQPWGSTTIEPIAQIIIRPNETYAGKLPNEDAQSMVFDASNLFSVDKFSGYDRVEGGGRANVGVQATTQFDRGGSINVLFGQSYQLFGLNSFAVADATNTGVDSGLQNARSDYVARVNYSPNRTYTFSVRTRMDEGTLNINRFEAEGRAAFDRWSVGLMYGNYAAQPELGYLTRREGLLGSASVKVAANWVVSGSARWDLEANKINQYIVGAGYVDDCFVLAANYVTSYNYSTGVTAPVLSHAFMFQIGLRTIATSTSTAAGGGVQ, encoded by the coding sequence GTGATCGCCCTGCTCGCTGGTCTGGTTTTCGCCGGAGCGATCGAGCTTGCCCTGACGGTGCCGGCTCAAGCGCAGTCCTTTACCTACAATCCGCGGCCGCCCAAGCCGCCGCCACGGCCTGCCAAGAACGACGGGCAGATGCTCGTGCAGGCGACCGAGGTGGACTACGACTACAATAACCAGCGCGTGTCGGCGGTCGGCAACGTGCAGATGTTCTACAACGGCACCAGCATCGAGGCCGACAAGGTCATCTACGACCAGAAGACCAAGCGCCTGCACGCCGAGGGCAACATTCGCCTGACCGACGCCGAGGGCAAGGTCACCTACGCCAACATCATGGATCTCAGCGACGACTACCGTGACGGTTTCGTCGACTCGCTGCGCGTCGACACCGCCGACGCGACGCGGATGGCGGCGACCCGCGCCGACCGTTCCAGCGGCAATTACACCGTGTTCGAAAACGGCGTCTATACCGCCTGCGCGCCCTGCAAGGACGATCCGAAGAAACCGCCATTGTGGCAGGTCAAGGGTGCACGCATCATCCACGACCAGACCGACAAGATGCTGTACTTCGAAAACGCGCAGCTCGAGTTCTTCGGCGTGCCGATGGCCTATCTGCCGTATTTCTCGACGCCCGATCCGACCGTGAAGCGCAAGACCGGCTTCCTGATGCCCGGTTTCAGCACCGTTACGGCCTACGGCGTCGGTATCGAAACTCCGTTCTACTGGGCAATCGCGCCGGACTATGACGCGACCTTCAGCCCGCGCATCACCTCCAGGCAAGGCGTGCTGTTCCAGGGCGAGTTCCGCCAGCGCCTGATCGACGGCGCCTACCAGATCCGCGCCTATGGCATCGACCAGCTCAACCCGTCGGCCTATGCCGGTCTGCCCGGTGACCGCCAGTTCCGTGGCGGCATCGATACCAAGGGTCAGTTCGCACTGAACGACAAATGGACCTGGGGCTGGGAAGGCGTGGCGCTTTCCGACTACGCCTTCATGACCGACTACCGGCTGGCGCAGTATCGCGATCCACTGCAATCGTTCCTCACTCTGCCGACCGAAGCGATCTCGCAGCTTTATCTGACCGGCGTCGGCAGTCGCAGCTTCTTCGACGCCCGCACGATCTACTATTTGAGCTACTCCGGTAACCAGAGCTACGTCCCGGTCGTTCATCCCGTGGTCGACTACAGCAACGTGCTCAACAGCCCGATCTTCGGCGGCGAATTCAGCTACAAGACCAATTTCACCAGCCTGACGCGCTCGACCGCGGCGTTCGATCCGATCACGACGCTGGCCAACACCAATGGTCTGTGCCTGACGGCGTCGGCCGATCCGATGGCCCGGATACCCTCGCAATGCCTGCTGCGCGGCATGCCCGGCACCTACACGCGGTTCACGGCTGAAGCACAGTGGCGGCGGTCGTTCACCGATTCCGCGGGCGAAATCTGGACGCCGTTTGCGATCCTGCGCGCCGACGCCATCAACGCCTCGATCTCCAACCAGCCCGGCGTCTCGAACTTCCTGCCCGTAGGCGATACCAACGCGCTGCGCCTGATGCCGACCGTCGGCCTCGAATATCGCTATCCCTTCATCAACGTTCAGCCGTGGGGCTCCACCACGATCGAACCGATCGCGCAGATCATCATCCGTCCCAATGAAACCTACGCCGGCAAGCTCCCCAACGAAGACGCGCAGAGCATGGTGTTCGACGCCAGCAACCTGTTCTCGGTCGACAAGTTCTCGGGCTATGACCGTGTCGAAGGCGGCGGCCGCGCCAATGTCGGCGTGCAGGCGACCACGCAGTTCGATCGCGGCGGCAGCATCAACGTGTTGTTCGGACAGTCCTACCAGTTGTTCGGCTTGAACTCGTTTGCGGTCGCGGATGCGACCAATACCGGTGTCGACTCCGGGCTGCAGAACGCGCGATCCGACTACGTCGCCCGCGTCAATTACTCGCCGAACCGGACTTATACGTTCAGCGTGCGCACGCGTATGGATGAAGGCACGCTCAACATCAACCGCTTCGAGGCCGAGGGCCGCGCGGCGTTCGACCGTTGGTCGGTCGGCCTGATGTACGGCAATTATGCCGCGCAACCGGAACTCGGATACTTGACCCGGCGCGAGGGCCTGCTCGGCTCAGCGTCGGTCAAGGTGGCGGCGAACTGGGTGGTGTCAGGCTCGGCGCGCTGGGACCTTGAGGCCAACAAGATCAACCAGTACATCGTCGGCGCCGGCTACGTGGACGACTGCTTCGTGTTGGCCGCCAACTACGTGACGTCCTACAACTATTCCACCGGCGTTACCGCCCCTGTGCTCTCTCACGCGTTCATGTTCCAGATTGGCCTGCGAACCATTGCGACATCGACTTCAACGGCCGCCGGCGGCGGAGTTCAATAG
- a CDS encoding alcohol dehydrogenase, with product MALMRRQSLVKFDAPLCETIVDTPKPQGREVLVRIERCGLCHSDLHIQDGYADLGGGKKLDTTRGMTLPFTLGHEIAGVVEEVGPDAPKDLIGKKQAVFPWIGCGQCRDCASGDENLCVKQRFLGVSIDGGFASHVLVPDAKYLLDYDPLPVNQAATLMCSGVTAYGALKRLVDRPRQRNLLLIGLGGVGMMGLSFAQAMFKQKIAVADLSPAARESALANGAAVAYDPSEPDVVKRMIKETEGGFDEIVDFAGNEKSMAFAVSVVARGGKIVVSGLMGGNFSLPMVQWVYKRMTIEGFMVGTLEEAKELMSLARAGKIKPTPMKEEPMADVQKWIEELRAGKVVGRIVLKN from the coding sequence ATGGCGCTGATGCGTCGCCAGTCGCTGGTCAAATTCGACGCGCCTTTGTGCGAAACCATTGTCGACACGCCGAAACCGCAAGGACGCGAAGTTCTCGTCCGCATCGAGCGCTGCGGCCTCTGTCACTCCGACCTGCACATCCAGGACGGCTATGCTGATCTGGGTGGCGGCAAGAAGCTCGATACCACGCGCGGCATGACGCTGCCGTTCACGCTCGGTCACGAGATCGCCGGTGTCGTTGAGGAAGTCGGCCCCGACGCCCCGAAGGACCTGATCGGAAAGAAGCAGGCCGTGTTTCCCTGGATCGGCTGCGGCCAGTGCCGCGACTGCGCCAGCGGCGACGAAAACCTTTGCGTCAAGCAGCGCTTCCTCGGCGTCTCCATCGACGGTGGCTTCGCCAGCCACGTGCTGGTGCCGGACGCCAAATATCTGCTCGACTACGATCCGCTGCCGGTCAACCAGGCGGCGACCCTGATGTGCTCCGGCGTCACCGCCTATGGCGCGCTGAAGCGGCTGGTCGATCGTCCGCGGCAGCGCAATCTGCTACTGATCGGCCTCGGCGGCGTCGGCATGATGGGGCTTTCGTTCGCGCAGGCGATGTTCAAGCAGAAGATCGCGGTGGCGGATCTCAGTCCCGCCGCGCGCGAGTCCGCGCTCGCGAACGGTGCGGCCGTGGCCTACGATCCCAGCGAGCCCGATGTCGTCAAGCGGATGATCAAGGAGACCGAAGGCGGCTTTGACGAGATCGTCGACTTTGCCGGCAACGAGAAATCGATGGCCTTTGCGGTGTCGGTGGTGGCGCGCGGCGGCAAGATCGTGGTCTCCGGCCTGATGGGCGGCAATTTCAGCCTGCCGATGGTGCAATGGGTCTACAAGCGCATGACCATCGAGGGCTTCATGGTCGGAACGCTCGAAGAGGCCAAGGAGTTGATGTCGCTGGCACGCGCCGGTAAGATCAAACCGACGCCGATGAAGGAAGAGCCGATGGCCGACGTCCAGAAATGGATCGAAGAGCTGCGGGCCGGCAAAGTAGTTGGACGTATCGTGTTGAAGAACTGA
- the rsmA gene encoding 16S rRNA (adenine(1518)-N(6)/adenine(1519)-N(6))-dimethyltransferase RsmA, translated as MSAIDDLPPLRDVIREHSLSARKSLGQNFLLDLNLTARIARAAGPLEGATVIEIGPGPGGLTRALLALGAKRVIAVERDERALAPLDYIAKRYPGRLEIVHADAQHFDPRPMLGGERAKIVANLPYNIATALLVDWLSIDPWPPWYDIMVLMFQREVAERIVAHENDEAYGRLAVLANWRAETKILFDISPAAFVPQPKVTSSVVRLVPRAVPEPCDRRALEQVAAAAFGQRRKMLRQSLKSLSVDPALLAAAAGVEATRRAETIAVSGFVAMARELTNIRKTKPQPS; from the coding sequence ATGAGCGCGATCGACGATCTGCCGCCGCTGCGCGACGTCATCCGCGAACACTCCCTTTCGGCGCGCAAGTCGCTGGGCCAGAACTTCCTGCTCGACCTCAACCTCACGGCACGGATCGCGCGCGCCGCCGGTCCGCTGGAAGGCGCCACCGTGATCGAGATCGGCCCCGGTCCCGGCGGGCTGACGCGGGCGCTGCTGGCGCTCGGGGCCAAACGCGTCATCGCGGTCGAGCGCGACGAGCGGGCGCTGGCGCCGCTCGACTATATCGCCAAACGCTATCCCGGCCGGCTCGAGATCGTGCACGCCGACGCGCAGCATTTCGATCCGCGTCCGATGCTCGGCGGCGAGCGGGCCAAGATCGTCGCCAACCTGCCCTACAATATCGCCACCGCTTTGCTGGTGGACTGGCTCTCGATCGATCCGTGGCCGCCCTGGTATGACATCATGGTGCTGATGTTCCAGCGCGAGGTCGCCGAGCGGATCGTCGCCCACGAAAACGACGAGGCCTATGGCCGGCTCGCGGTGCTCGCCAACTGGCGCGCGGAAACCAAGATCCTGTTCGACATTTCGCCTGCCGCCTTCGTGCCGCAGCCCAAGGTCACCTCCTCGGTGGTGCGGCTGGTGCCGCGCGCGGTACCAGAGCCGTGCGACCGCCGCGCGCTCGAGCAGGTGGCGGCTGCGGCCTTCGGCCAGCGCCGGAAAATGCTGCGGCAGAGCCTCAAATCGCTTTCGGTCGATCCGGCACTGCTGGCGGCCGCCGCAGGGGTCGAAGCCACCCGCCGCGCCGAGACGATCGCGGTCTCCGGCTTTGTTGCCATGGCCCGCGAATTGACCAATATACGCAAGACAAAACCGCAACCTTCCTGA
- the gmk gene encoding guanylate kinase, with amino-acid sequence MTAVGFDGVERRGLMFVLSSPSGAGKTTLSRMLIERSPGLKMSVSATTRPMRPGEVDGRDYFFVDKPKFEAMADKGELLEWATVFDNRYGTPRAPVESALTAGQDVLFDIDWQGTQQLREKASTDVVSVFILPPSAADLEKRLHTRAQDSDEVIRGRMDRASHELSHWAEYDYIIVNQSVDEAFAEVQSILKAERLKRVRRTGLTEFVRGLQRQLEK; translated from the coding sequence ATGACGGCTGTTGGCTTCGACGGGGTGGAACGCCGTGGACTGATGTTCGTGCTGTCGTCGCCGTCAGGCGCGGGCAAGACCACGCTGTCGCGCATGTTGATCGAGCGCTCGCCGGGCCTGAAGATGTCGGTCTCGGCGACCACGCGGCCGATGCGGCCGGGTGAGGTCGACGGCCGCGATTATTTCTTCGTCGACAAACCCAAATTCGAGGCGATGGCCGACAAGGGCGAACTGCTCGAATGGGCCACCGTGTTCGACAATCGCTACGGCACGCCGCGCGCGCCGGTCGAGAGCGCGCTGACGGCCGGGCAGGACGTGCTGTTCGATATCGACTGGCAGGGCACGCAGCAACTGCGGGAAAAGGCCTCCACCGACGTCGTCAGCGTGTTCATCCTGCCGCCGTCGGCCGCCGATCTCGAGAAGCGGCTGCATACCCGGGCCCAGGACTCGGACGAGGTCATTCGCGGGCGCATGGATCGCGCCAGCCACGAGCTCAGCCATTGGGCCGAATACGATTACATCATCGTCAATCAGAGCGTCGACGAGGCTTTTGCCGAAGTGCAGTCGATCCTCAAGGCCGAGCGGCTCAAGCGTGTCCGCCGCACCGGCCTGACCGAGTTCGTTCGCGGCCTGCAGCGCCAGCTGGAAAAGTAA
- a CDS encoding YicC/YloC family endoribonuclease — MALSSMTGFARSHGASGPYTFEWELKSVNAKGFDLRLRLPPGWDELEALAKKRAGEVLSRGTVYANLNVKRANAVSTVRINEDVLASIVKVAGVLAGKIDAVAPSIDGLLGLKGVIEVVEPESDETEEKAAKEAAALAFEQALSNLVEMRRREGATLGQILAQRMDEIEKLAKKAEAAPGRKPEAIKARLAEQIAALLETSDRFDQDRLNQEAIMIATKADIREELDRIASHVAQAREMIRKGGPVGRRLDFLAQEFNREVNTCCSKSNDLELTQTGLEMKNVVEQFREQVQNLE, encoded by the coding sequence ATGGCGCTATCGAGCATGACCGGTTTTGCCCGGAGCCACGGCGCCAGCGGTCCCTACACGTTCGAATGGGAATTGAAGTCGGTCAATGCCAAGGGCTTTGACCTGCGGCTGCGGCTGCCGCCGGGATGGGACGAACTCGAGGCCCTGGCCAAGAAGCGCGCCGGCGAGGTGCTCTCGCGTGGCACGGTGTACGCCAACCTCAACGTCAAGCGCGCCAATGCGGTCTCGACGGTGCGCATCAACGAGGACGTGCTGGCCTCGATCGTGAAGGTGGCCGGCGTGCTCGCCGGCAAGATCGATGCGGTGGCGCCGAGCATCGACGGTCTGCTGGGCCTCAAGGGTGTCATCGAGGTCGTTGAACCCGAGAGCGACGAGACCGAAGAGAAGGCGGCAAAGGAAGCCGCGGCTCTGGCATTCGAGCAGGCGCTCTCCAACCTGGTCGAGATGCGCCGACGCGAGGGTGCGACGCTCGGGCAAATTCTGGCCCAGCGCATGGACGAGATCGAGAAGCTGGCGAAGAAGGCCGAGGCCGCACCGGGCCGCAAGCCCGAGGCGATCAAGGCGCGCCTGGCCGAGCAGATCGCGGCGCTGCTGGAGACCTCCGATCGTTTTGATCAGGATCGGCTCAATCAGGAAGCGATCATGATCGCGACCAAGGCCGACATCCGCGAGGAGCTCGACCGCATCGCCTCGCATGTCGCCCAGGCGCGCGAAATGATCCGCAAGGGCGGACCGGTCGGGCGGCGGCTCGATTTCCTCGCGCAGGAATTCAACCGCGAGGTCAACACCTGTTGCTCCAAATCGAACGATCTGGAATTGACCCAGACCGGGCTCGAGATGAAAAACGTGGTCGAGCAGTTTCGCGAACAGGTCCAGAATCTGGAGTGA